Below is a genomic region from Trichoderma asperellum chromosome 2, complete sequence.
CTGTTGACAGTCCGAGTTAGCAAGACTAGCTTTGATAACGAGAGCCAACAAGAAAAATTTTGTGAAAATTCTGATCAGACAAGGCTGAAACTTATAAAACACGGTATCCACATCGTATATTAAGCATGAGGAATCCCTGAGGTGTCAAATGTTCATCACACAGAATCACAGCTgtatttgaaaaaaaaaaaaaatcactaACCTTTTGTTTTGTAGATAGTTGTGGGTGGATCAAACGGGGTATTAGCCCTGTTTCCTAACCTCTAGATTGCGTTAGCAGAGCTCATCAATAGATAGAAGCCTGAAAAAGAGGTGATCCAAAGCTCGATCAGGTAATTGTAAAAAATTACAAAGTCACCATGGTTTGGTATGAATTGGATTGTTCATGAAAAATAAAGCATCATGTAAGGCGCAAAGGAAGGGAGCGTAGAATAGCTTACCTTTGAAAGAGGCCGACCACCAGAGCTCGTGCCTTGGGCGCGCACTTGCAGCTCCGAAGCAGAGCTTCTGGTGGTTGTGtttgcaaagaaaaagaagaaaaagaagtcaaGAAAATTTCTCGAGCCGAAGAAAAGTAGAGCTTGACCAGGCTGCGCTAGTCCAAACTCGATCTAGCGGGAGGCAGCCCCGCAGTCAGTGGCTCAGATCCCATCTGTGCTGCCAGCGCATTGGCACCCTGGCTTGCTTGCGTGGCGAATCTAGGCACTAGGTCACTGCCGGGGCTTATACAAGTCCGTCAGCTCCCTCTTGCCAGGAGATGTTTCAAACTCAACTCTTTCAACCAACTCTTGGTTGAAGTACAATAACAAATCTCAACATGGCGTCTGCGGGGGCGATATGGGCTCCTGTGGCCCTGCGTCTCCTCCGAGCCGCCGTGTCTCGGACCACAGCGGTGGTTCGAGAGAAGCTCGCCAGCGCGGCGAAGCCCATACAGAATCAGGCACTTCAACCGGTCCCTGTAGCCGCTAGAAGCGGTCGACAATCCATTCAACAATCAGTCCTCAAGGGCGCCAGATACTTTTCCGGCACCTCAGCCAAAGGTGCAAGCAAGGCTGCCCGACGATACCTTAGCTCTGAGAGTGCTCCTCGATATGATCGATCCAAGCTGCCGAGCTCCAATACCTCCCGCCGAGTCGCCCAATTCTCCGGCCGTGCTCCATTTGCGAATACTCTGCGACCCAACCTGACTGGCGGTGCCATGCCTCGAACGGCTGGTGGTTATAGTCTGGGTGGAAATGCTCGCTACTTCTCGCATACTCCCACAGCTCCTGCTCAGGTTGTGCAGAATGTTTCGCAGGCGATGCGAGCCTTTTTCCTCTCCGGACAGAGAATCCGATATGACGGAACAGGACCACGAGGCGAAGCTCAATACCGGGCCGTCTCTATCGTCGAGGATGAGGCTATGCGCAAGCTGGCTGCCATCCCCAAGTTTGCTCCTGGCGCCTATGTCGACTTCCAGCTGAGCCCAACCATCACTGCCATGAGCCctcttgccgccgccgttgtCCAGGCATCTGGCACATCCGGCTTccaggctgaggctgctaTCCCAAGCCTCAATACCGAGGGATTCCTTGATATCCTATCCGCGGATTTTGGCCGTGCCCTAAAAGACTTGACAGCCATTTATGCCGATCTCGGACGGCTTGCGGCCTTGGGCGATTTGCCAATATCCTTGGAAGCAGGCAACTTGCTTCGAGTTCGATTTCCGGGCGTTGATGTTGAAACGGTCGAGAGACTCTGCGATGACATTGGTATCCAGAGGGGCATTGTCGGCCAAGACATTGGGTTTGAAAGCTCTGATGACGTCAAAACTGCACTCAGATTTCCTTTTGCACCAGACGCTGAGAAAGCCTTGACATCTCCTGGAGGATCAGAAAGGTCCTTGGAAGGACATGAACTAGATGACATATCATCTCTTGGCGACGACTCCTTTGTTCATGAAGCGTTTGCGTATGAGAGCTCAGAAAGCCCTTGGTTTTCTGAAACAGACGGGTATGGAAGTATGTCGCCCACGAATAAGTCGAATCAACACTCTGAAGAGTATGAGGGCCTAGAAGGCATCTATCGATTTCTCGAAGAATgcgacaaggccaagggtaGACTGGGTTGATGCGAGTGCAATTTTCTGCGTACTGCAACAAACATATGAAATTATGAAATTAGAACATCCACGCTCTTTTAGGCATCTTTTTtgtattattactattatttagtCATTTTGATTAGCATACTTACGACAAGAATGGAATTCCTTTTGTGTTTCTTACCTGCTTATGATATGCGAGCGAAGAATTCTAGAACATCAACAGTGGCTGCTGTAGATCTCTAACCTCAGCGGAAGCTGACCTGACAGGCTCTCATCGAATTAAGCCTGAGCTGGCTACACCTTGCTTTTCGAGCCACTTGGACTGGGGCCAGAGGGATATGGTGGACCTTTTAGGAGGTTGGTATTGGTCGAAATGTCTTGTAGGAAAATGCCGAATGAGAACATGTAAGCGCAGCAGAGGTCGCAGTTGATTACTGAGGCCGGCTCCATGATTCTATTGGAGGCAGGATGTGACTGGGCAAATATGATATCTTTGGTTGCAGCACAATTGGGGCCTGCATTAGGTATTCTGCATAGGTGTACTGTACTGTCGTGAGCTTATCGCTTATCGATAAGCGATAAGCTCATCGGCTGATTTATTGGGGCACATGCTCCAGATGCACGGTGCATGCAACATCTACATCCATCTCGCGAACAGGATTAGCGGTGCTGCTTTTTCTCGTGTTCCAATATCTAGATTAGAGTTTCAACAGAGATCTCGAGACTTATCAGATCATCTCAAACGCTTAGCGCACATCGGAGATCAATTCGCGGGGTTGCTCGGCTGCCGATGATGTCTTCCGCAGGTGTTCCCCACAAGCGTTACCTCGGCTTGGAGTCTCAGCGTGGCCGAGCTCATCCTCCGAGGGCGCGAACCATCCATGCTGTTACTAAGACAGTCTTTGATATAAAGCTTACGGGCTCTTCttgatcttttctctctgcatTTGCATCCGCGTAGCTTCaactttttctctctctcttaacACGTATACACATCACACATCACAATGTCTGGACCCGGTGTCGGCTTTGAGTATCCTCCTCAGTCAGTTTCTTGGCTGAAGCGCGATCTCCTGCTCTTCGCCAACTCCATTGGTGCTACCGCCGATGAGCTTCACTTCCTTTACGTGAGTAGTTGCAAATCTGGAAGCATGCGACAAGCTGGATCTAGGGGGGAGCAATTCGAAATTGACAGTCCATCTATAGGAACTTCACCCCAATTTCGCCGCCTTTCCCACCTACCCCGTCATCCTGCGTAAGTTCCCGTCGGCGAATTATTCTTGTGCACCGCCGAGTGCTATGGATTGTGCAATCAGCTgacaaaaagaatgaaacAGCTTTCAAGGGAGATACACAAGAAGTGATTGACTTCTACGCCgcccagaagaagaccaagatccCCAACGTGCCCGACTTCGACTCCCGCCGAGTCGTTGACGGCCAGCGAAAGATCGAGTTCCTGAAGCCCCTGCCCGTCAGCTCAGCAGGCCACAAGTTCGAGATCCGCCAGAAGGTCCTCGGCGTCTACGACAAGGGCCGGCCGGGCTCCGTTGTCGACACCCAGCTCGACCTCGTCGACGCCAACACCAACGAAGTCTACACCCGCCTCTTTGGCAGCGCCTTCTATGTCGCACAGGGTAACTGGGGCGGCCCCAAGGGCCCTGCCAGCGAGAACTTCCCTCCCCCAAAGGACAAGAACCCAGACTGGGTCCTGGAGCACCCAATCACCAAGGAGGCCGCACACCTGTACCGTCTGAACGGCGACTACAACCCTCTGCACGCCACTCCTGAGCCCGGTGTCAAGATGGGATTCCCCGGTGCCATCATGCACGGCCTGTACTCATGGAACTCCACTGCCCACGACATCCTCAAGGCCGTTGGCGGCAGCGACCCTGCCAACCTCAAAGAGTTCCAGGCCCGATTTGCCAGCCCCGTCCTGCCTGGCGACAAGCTTGTGATCAAGGTGTGGAGAACAggcgagaagaagggtgACTTTGAGGAGATTCGATTTGTCGTTGCTGTCGAGGGAGGAAAGGTCTGCCTGAGCAATGGCCGTGCTCTCATCAAGGTTGTGGGCGATGTCAAGGGAAAgctgtaaatatataataatgtGCTATTTTGATGACTGATTTTAGGGGGACCCCGCGATGGGGGTTCTAAGCGATTAGGAGTGTATTGAAAACGCTTGCATGTAGCCTAACGGAATAAAAATACATGAATCCAATCAATTTGCTTCAAAATATTTAtgatataaattatagaaaacaatatgtaaaaaaatatttaaatgaCTGCTGCCTCAAATTGTAGATGCAGGAGGTTGATAAAATCGCTGCCTGCGTCAGGGTAAATTCTGCTGCCTGACAGAGCGcgagtctctctctctactgCGGATAtgcactttttttccctatatATCCCACATCACCTCCATCCCACAGCTCACAGCAGCCGGACATGCCTCCGTCTTTATGACCTTTTTAACTCCTTtcactattttataaaatcaaAATGAGTCAGAGCCACCACATCGGCCAGCGGATATCCTACGATGGTGCGCCGTGCACTGTCCGCTACGTCGGTGAAGTCGCTGGTACGACGGGTAGCTGGTTGGGCGTCGAGTGGGATGATGCCGCGCGAGGCAAACACGACGGCTCTCACAAGGGCACCCGATATTTCACATGTATTTGATCCTCATTTCAATCGCATATTCATCTTTCAAGGTCATGGGCTGATTCGATAACGAATGCAGGCTTGTCAAAGTCGCTCACTGCGGCGTCATTCGTGCGGCCAACCCGCCCGGCTGATGCCCCCCTGAGCTTCCTCGCCGCCCTCAATGAGAGGTACGTCGTGGATGCGCCGGGTGCGGTGCAAGGCAAGTCAAAGGTCGAGATTGTCATCTCGGGTAAAGTCGCCCAGGAGATGGGGTTCGACAAGATCTGGCGGAGACAGTCGCGCCTAAAGGAGCTGAAGATTGTGGTCCTTGACGGCCAGAAAGTCGCCATGGCAAGAAGTGATGGCGATGTGAATGACGAGGGCCTTGCCGCAACCATTGCTGAGACGTCACCCAAGGTTGTGGAATTGGACCTGAGTAGGAATCTATTTGAGCGATTTGGGCCCGTGGTCGATATTTGCAGAGACCTGAAGGATCTGCAGAAGCTTTGCATCAAGTATGTTCTTCTCACTATTTAAACGGATGTCCTATTATTATGCTGACTTGtgctcctctttttctcttttgctctgCAATAGCGGAAATAGATTTCTCGATATTCTAACAGATGATGCCCTCAAAGGCGCAGAGTCTGTGTTTGGAGGCGTGaccgagctgcagctgggaGAGACGCTGATGAGCTGGGAAGAGTCATGTCTAGTGGCCAGCAAATGTCCTTCCTTGGCAACTCTCCTCGTAGGCTCAAACCAATTATCGAGTCTTCCGTTTATGAGCCACGTTAGCCTACCATCAACCCTGACGTCTGTCAATCTGGAATACAACGATTTCACGAGTTTGTCAGATATATCCAGCCTGACAACTCTGAAATCCCTTCGCCATTTACAGCTCAAGGGAAACAACATATCAACGATAATCTCTTTCTCTGACGCTACCGATGTCGTATTTTCTCCATCCGTACAACACGTCGATCTATCTTACAACAAGGTAGATAGCTGGGAGTTTATTGACAAACTGACGGCTGTCTTCCCTGGTATGACAGCCCTTCGTATCAGCCACAACCCCATCTACTACACCATAGATGCCGAGTCTAACGCGCAGTCTTCTGATGAATCATTCATGTTCACCGTCGCCCGCATTGCTCAGCTCAAGATTCTCAACTTTACACAAATTATTGCCACGGATCGCACCAATGCCGAAACATTCTACTTGTCACGGATTGCGAAGCAACTTGCCACAGTACCTGAAGCTGCGGAAGATTCAATCAAGGCCTTGCACCCTCGATACAAAGAATTGTGCGAAGCTCATGGAGAGCCCGATGTGATTCGTCGCGAGGAGATTAACCCCAACTTCCTCGAGGCTCGTCTTATCACGACCGAGTTTCACTATGAAGCAGCTTCAgatgaaggaaagaaaacCAGAATCACCAGGATTCCCAAGTCCTTCGACATATACGCTGTCAAAGGCATCGCTGGGAAGATGTACGGTCTGGCACCGCTCAAGCTGCGCCTGATTTGGGAAACGGGCGAGTGGGACCCCGTGGCCGGATTTGACGAAaaagacgatgacgatgatggcagcgacgacgaagatgaagtctTGGCAGAAACGGAGCTGGAGGCGGATAACCAGGCGGCAGGCGGTGAGGATAACCAGGCAGGGAGATGGgtgaagagagaggtggAGCTTACAGATGGTCCGAAGCAGCTAGGATATTGCGTTGATGGTTTGAGAGTTAGAATCAGAGTAGAAGCATAGCGATGGGGTTACACATTAGATAGAATTCTACGGGGAATTGGTAATATATTATCAAATCATTCCTCCAAAAGTCTCTTTGAGCACAAGCGCAAATGGCATCGGGGCAAAACCATAGGAGCAAAATTGCTATAAGCGGGCAAATCCTTCAGCTTCGAGATGGCAAGCATCGCCTTCTTTTCTGCACCAGAGTCGGACCGGAGCAATAATAAAGGATGTAAAGTGCAAGGCGCACAACAGAACTGCTTGAAGCGACATTCCCCGAGAAATATCCAAGGTAAAATATATGCTTGTTTGCGGTCCACCTATCGACTCTCCCCGCACTGCAGGGATgcccgtcatcatcattgctgGTCTTGCAGGTCTTGGCAGAGAGAGCTGGAGGGAACATTCAGAGGAGGGGGATGGAGTGATGTGTAGACTGTAGTCAATAATGTTACATCGATCTATTTCGGAAGACATGAGCATTCAGGTTCGGGTGAATGGACGTAGATGGACTAGAAGATGGATATATATAGACATGACGACCTAAACAGCAACTTCGTAGAGGCttccttcatctccatcacaCAATAAACAATCAAAGATGCTCTTCACAGCCACCATCGCAAGCTGGCTTCTCGCAGCCAGCTCCGTCTACGCTTCCACCCCAGCCACAAGCTTGAAATGGCACTGGCTCAACAATCCCGGCGTTCAGCCCGTCTCCCCAATCGGCCGCTCCATCACCGTCCAAGTCCCTCCCGACACCGACATCTGGCGCCCAGCCATCTCCAAGCACAACTTCACGGCGCCGTACCTCTACACGACCGTCGCCATCGCACACTTCCAGAGCGTCCAAGTCACCGTCACCGCACCCTGGAAGACGCTCTACGACCAGGGCGGCCTCGTGCTCGCCTTTCCAAACCGCCACAACCCCAACGCCACGCGCTTCATCAAGGCAGGCATCGAGTTCAACGACGGTGCCCCTGCGTTGGGCGTCGTCGCGACGGATATCCTCTCCGACTGGAGTCTCAGCCCCATCACGGAGAAGCAGACGACGGCTGATGCAAAGGCTACGATCCTGGTGGAGAGAGACGGCACGGACGCGTGGGTGTATGTGGTAGAGAATGGAGGACAGACGAGGCGGGCGTTGAGACAGGTGACTTGGGCGTTTAACCAGGACGATGGTCAGGGACTGGCGAGGGAGGTTGAGGTTGGCATCTACGGCGCAAAGCCGACGGAGGAGTCGGGCGAGGGACATGCGAGGGACAAGATTGCTGTGACGTTCTCGGGATTTGCACTCAACATCGTGTGAtggaagctttttttttttttttctagtgTTAGTAACGATATTGCCCTCATCATCACGCAATTGATTTATCGCGCTGCTGGGACTTATAAACTCCATATCCGAAAGGCGAGGCATGGATTAATTAATCATGCCGGAATAGCGAACAGCGTTCACGAAAACCAAAGGCCAGCCCCGTAACACGCCATATTGATCAAACGTCAAATTCGGCTGCGCCAATGTAAAACTAGGCAGTCAGGGTTTAAATCGGCCATGGCGATAAAAGTCAGCCAAAGAACGACTCTCGGAGTTCGCGAGATCGCCTGTCTTGAGCTTCGGATCGGGTCGCCCAAATCTGCAACTCGGGGTTTTCCTCTATTCTGGAGATAAAAACTAATCCCGTAACGGGCTGCTAACCAGATCATCGaagggaagaggaaagaacaaaaaagtTTAGTGCTGGTCGGGGTTTGGAGCGCCACGCTGGAAATTGCTTTGCTTCGGAATAAATGAGTTGAGAGTGACAGATAAATCCGATTGCCTAAAGCGGAAACGCCCCTACTGCCTTGACACCATCATGCTGGAATTGCGAAAGAGACTGTGGCGCCATGGAATAGATAAATAGAGAGCTGAAGATCTCCAAAtgattgaaaaaaaaaaaagttgtagATCAAGATAGTAATTCAAGCAACAGCTTCAAAACAgttcttttatctttaaatcGCTTATTTCCAATACAACTTCTACATCAAACTGAAAACATGGCCACAGTTATCAACAGGAGCGTCGGTCCTATTGGCTACGGCCTTATGGGTAAGTCTCACAGTTTCGAAGCCCTTCACAGACAAGGTTACAGGTTTTGCCCAGCAACAACTTTACTGACacattcttctctctccgtTAGGCTTCACCTGGCGACCTGAGCCCCCGCCATTGGAACAAGCCATTGCCGCTTTGAAAACCGCACTGAACAATGGCATGACGCTCTGGAACGGCGCCGAGTTCTACGGCACGCCTCAATACAACTCCATGACTCTACTCAAGGCCTACTTCACAAAATATCCCGAGGACGCCGAAAAGGTCACGCTCATCATCAAGGGCGGCTCGGATCTCGATACACTCAAGCCCAACGGAAGCCCCGAGGGTGTTCGGCGATCTCTCGACAACATCATCAGCCAGCTCGGCGGCACCAAGAAGCTGGATCtcttcagctgctcaagGAGAGACCCGCACACGCCTCTAGAGGTGACGTTTGGCGTCATTCAAAAGGAGTACATCGACACGGGCAAGCTAGGCGCCATTGCACTTTCAGAGTGCAGCGCCGAGACGATTCACGAGGCCGCAAAGATTGCCAAGATTGGCACGGTGGAGGTTGAGCTGAGCATCTTCACGCCGGATATCCTTACCAACGGCGTTGCTGCCGCGTGTGCCCAGCATGGCATCCCCATTACTGCGTATTCCCCCATCGGGCGAGGAGTGAGTCCCAAAGACATcaatgcatatatatatatatatccctCTTTCCGTTAGCTGACGTCAAAAAAATGGTAGATCCTCACCGGCAGATTCAAGGACGTCTCCGAAGTCCAGCACTTTGGCTACATCGCCACATTCCCGCGCTTCCAAAAGGCCGCCTTCGACCACAACCTGAAGCTGGTCAACCAGGTCGAGACCCTcgccaaagaaaagggctGCACTCCAGCCCAGCTCGCCGTCGGCTGGGTTCACAGCCAGAGCAACCGGCCCGGCTTGCCAACCATCATTCCCATCCCCGGCGCAACAACCGCGGCACGGGTGGAGGAGAACTCGAGGGTGATCAAGCTGACGGAGGAGGACATGAAGAAGATTAACGACATCATCGAGTCCTTTGACGTTGCCGGTGACCGGTACCCCGATGGCGCGCCGAGGAACACCTAGATGAGCTTCCTCGTGGCAGGTTTCTAGCCATGCGTTTGTTAGCACTAGCACAGTTATTTGCGTGTATATATGATATGAATTTAATGGATTATGAATATCAAAGATCAGGGGTGAAATTGTCCACAGTCGACCATCTCAGCTTAAGAAACCAAGACGACCTTGAGCATTGCAGAATTCATCGAAATGAATACATCATGATGCGAATTATGAAATAGGAGTTGGATTATCTTTGAATGAAACTCACCATACAAGCATTATAGCTCCCTGAGGGGTAACTTTTACGCGTACATGGCGCATGTGCTCAAATGCCGCGTggcaaaaaagaacagcgtctggatgagaagagaaacGCATCACGTCGTGCTAAAATATCCTCCTCGATGGAGACCCACGACGCTAACAAAGTGGGTATAATCCTCATCCGTCCAATATTATTCCGCGTCTTACATAACCGCATCAAGCAGACAATACAAGTACACGTCAAAACGGCAATTTATTATCTCCATCGCCTTTTCCGCCTCGCACATTTCTAGGGGTATACATATCTCGTCTCACCTTCATCAATCATTACACAGGCCAAGGATCATAAGAAAAGATTAATGTGCCATGCACGCCGgtaaaccaaaaaaaaaagtgatgCTAGACAATCATCGCTCCATTCATGCCCACGGCCTCCACC
It encodes:
- a CDS encoding uncharacterized protein (SECRETED:SignalP(1-18)~EggNog:ENOG41), whose amino-acid sequence is MASAGAIWAPVALRLLRAAVSRTTAVVREKLASAAKPIQNQALQPVPVAARSGRQSIQQSVLKGARYFSGTSAKGASKAARRYLSSESAPRYDRSKLPSSNTSRRVAQFSGRAPFANTLRPNLTGGAMPRTAGGYSLGGNARYFSHTPTAPAQVVQNVSQAMRAFFLSGQRIRYDGTGPRGEAQYRAVSIVEDEAMRKLAAIPKFAPGAYVDFQLSPTITAMSPLAAAVVQASGTSGFQAEAAIPSLNTEGFLDILSADFGRALKDLTAIYADLGRLAALGDLPISLEAGNLLRVRFPGVDVETVERLCDDIGIQRGIVGQDIGFESSDDVKTALRFPFAPDAEKALTSPGGSERSLEGHELDDISSLGDDSFVHEAFAYESSESPWFSETDGYGSMSPTNKSNQHSEEYEGLEGIYRFLEECDKAKGRLG
- a CDS encoding uncharacterized protein (EggNog:ENOG41), producing MSGPGVGFEYPPQSVSWLKRDLLLFANSIGATADELHFLYELHPNFAAFPTYPVILPFKGDTQEVIDFYAAQKKTKIPNVPDFDSRRVVDGQRKIEFLKPLPVSSAGHKFEIRQKVLGVYDKGRPGSVVDTQLDLVDANTNEVYTRLFGSAFYVAQGNWGGPKGPASENFPPPKDKNPDWVLEHPITKEAAHLYRLNGDYNPLHATPEPGVKMGFPGAIMHGLYSWNSTAHDILKAVGGSDPANLKEFQARFASPVLPGDKLVIKVWRTGEKKGDFEEIRFVVAVEGGKVCLSNGRALIKVVGDVKGKL
- a CDS encoding uncharacterized protein (SECRETED:SignalP(1-19)); protein product: MLFTATIASWLLAASSVYASTPATSLKWHWLNNPGVQPVSPIGRSITVQVPPDTDIWRPAISKHNFTAPYLYTTVAIAHFQSVQVTVTAPWKTLYDQGGLVLAFPNRHNPNATRFIKAGIEFNDGAPALGVVATDILSDWSLSPITEKQTTADAKATILVERDGTDAWVYVVENGGQTRRALRQVTWAFNQDDGQGLAREVEVGIYGAKPTEESGEGHARDKIAVTFSGFALNIV